One window of the Dermacentor andersoni chromosome 10, qqDerAnde1_hic_scaffold, whole genome shotgun sequence genome contains the following:
- the LOC126543782 gene encoding uncharacterized protein: protein MEHDAASSSSVHRLVLVVATMLVLTHSWPVARAVSAESQCDPPGVWQTGEALDETASRASGANVSLIEPTRSGKLQECVDRCCKRDDCSVATVKVQDKGTVLCALFNCNPPEKCIFKKSARLLSLDRTATAFLRRVVAGWPKYSNIEVHTGNISSTNATPISSSTSPTPDTTLPVVAEATTANVTMAASGDKSTTTSTSAPKLNTEDSDANSPMVTTDDVTTASGLNASTSTSTTHQPLGLGSILDLLNHVAESRTHSELHEEATSSTDSANHVSSTSLSPSGTASTTESFYRSSSTTPADDDMSPPPFSDMPEVSSSTEGTTSTTTTVSSALEASMKKILPTKMFDGDSWWSPLSAPVKASNPSTNASSVPTQSPNATEKATDAVKSGDIRGPIQIFAPTTLNVDLMPKASPSISLVIGLCLGLLLIFVVMGLIGRRILDVWQRRHYSKMDFLVDGMYHVT from the exons ATGGAGCACGATGCCGCGTCGTCGAGCTCCGTGCACCGTCTCGTGCTGGTGGTCGCGACCATGCTGGTGCTGACGCATTCGTGGCCCGTGGCCCGGGCCGTGAGCGCGGAGAGCCAGTGCGACCCGCCGGGCGTGTGGCAGACGGGCGAGGCGCTGGACGAGACCGCCTCGAGGGCTTCCGGCGCCAACGTCAGCCTGATCGAGCCGACCAGGTCCGGGAAGCTGCAGGAGTGCGTGGACCGATGCTGCAAGAGAG atgattgcagcGTTGCTACTGTCAAGGTTCAAGACAAAGGCACCGTACTTTGCGCCTTGTTTAACTGCAACCCACCTGAAAAGTGTATCTTCAAGAAGTCCGCCAGGCTGCTTAGCCTGGACCGTACGGCGACGGCCTTCCTGAGGCGGGTCGTCGCCGGCTGGCCCAAGTACAGTAACATCGAAGTACACACGGGAAATATCTCCTCCACTAACGCCACGCCGATTTCGTCGTCGACTTCACCTACTCCCGATACGACGTTACCCGTCGTAGCTGAAGCGACGACAGCCAACGTCACTATGGCAGCCAGCGGCGATAAGTCGACGACGACTTCCACGTCCGCTCCAAAGCTCAACACGGAAGATAGTGACGCAAACAGCCCGATGGTGACGACGGATGACGTCACTACAGCGTCCGGTTTGAACGCTTCAACTTCAACCTCTACGACGCACCAACCTTTAGGTCTTGGCAGCATCTTAGACCTATTAAACCACGTGGCCGAGTCTAGGACTCACTCCGAACTTCACGAAGAAGCAACCTCGTCTACAGATAGTGCCAATCACGTTTctagcacgtcactgtcgccctCAGGTACAGCATCAACGACAGAATCGTTCTACAGATCGTCCTCTACCACGCCTGCCGACGACGATATGTCTCCGCCTCCGTTTTCCGATATGCCGGAAGTGTCGTCGTCAACTGAAGGGACGACCAGTACCACTACGacagtgtcgtctgctcttgagGCTTCCATGAAGAAAATCCTTCCCACGAAGATGTTCGACGGCGACTCGTGGTGGTCCCCGTTGTCGGCTCCCGTGAAAGCCTCGAACCCGTCAACAAACGCATCCAGCGTCCCTACCCAGAGCCCGAACGCGACAGAGAAGGCGACCGACGCGGTCAAGTCCGGCGACATCAGGGGACCCATACAGATCTTCGCCCCGACGACGTTGAACGTCGACCTGATGCCCAAGGCATCGCCTTCGATCAGCCTAGTGATAGGCCTGTGTCTCGGCCTGCTCCTTATCTTTGTCGTTATGGGCCTTATCGGCCGAAGGATTCTAGACGTGTGGCAGAGGAGGCACTATTCCAAGATGGACTTCCTCGTCGATGGCATGTACCACGTGACGTGA